The proteins below come from a single Geobacillus thermoleovorans genomic window:
- a CDS encoding ReoY family proteolytic degradation factor, whose amino-acid sequence MTHVSVNEKKEFIRWFLSHYQLKRRECVWILNYLMSHDQLMQKVHFVENAQYCPRGIIMSTHCVDDVPFRFYKGNVMTTDAEKSFHDIRLNRDEDIYIQLNFRASFHSPQYVAVLEENPYAPKQAQVSENDQRLAEQFLERSIYEFRRGRLMKLIDEALDRHDEEAFRRLTDELNKL is encoded by the coding sequence ATGACGCACGTATCCGTCAATGAGAAAAAAGAGTTTATCCGTTGGTTTTTAAGCCACTATCAGTTGAAGCGGCGCGAGTGTGTCTGGATTTTAAACTATTTGATGAGCCATGACCAGCTCATGCAAAAGGTGCATTTTGTCGAGAATGCCCAATATTGCCCGCGCGGCATCATTATGTCGACTCACTGCGTCGACGATGTGCCGTTCCGTTTTTACAAAGGCAATGTGATGACAACCGATGCAGAGAAATCGTTCCATGACATCCGTTTAAACCGCGACGAAGATATTTACATTCAACTGAATTTCCGCGCTTCTTTTCACTCGCCACAATATGTCGCTGTGCTTGAGGAAAACCCGTATGCGCCGAAGCAGGCGCAAGTGAGCGAAAACGACCAGCGCCTCGCCGAGCAGTTTTTGGAACGCTCCATTTACGAATTCCGGCGCGGGCGGCTCATGAAGCTGATCGATGAGGCGCTTGACCGCCATGATGAAGAGGCGTTCCGCCGCCTGACCGATGAATTAAACAAATTGTAA
- a CDS encoding QcrA and Rieske domain-containing protein: MSDNKHRVTRRQFLNYTLTGVGGFMAAGMLMPMLRFAFDPILKDEAGTEMVAVADVKEITTEPKRFDFKVKVKDAWYESEEPKSAWVYKTDKGEIIALSPICKHLGCTVDWNTDKEHPNQFFCPCHYGRYEKDGTNVPGTPPQAPLDRYEYKVKDGKLYLGKAKPRKEA; the protein is encoded by the coding sequence ATGAGCGACAACAAACATCGTGTAACGAGACGTCAGTTTTTAAACTACACGCTGACCGGCGTCGGCGGTTTTATGGCGGCAGGAATGCTGATGCCGATGCTCCGTTTTGCTTTCGATCCGATCTTGAAGGATGAAGCAGGGACGGAGATGGTCGCGGTAGCAGACGTCAAAGAGATTACGACCGAACCGAAGCGCTTCGACTTTAAAGTGAAGGTGAAAGACGCTTGGTACGAGTCGGAAGAGCCAAAATCAGCATGGGTGTATAAAACGGACAAAGGGGAGATCATCGCCCTGTCGCCGATCTGCAAACACCTTGGCTGTACGGTCGACTGGAACACGGACAAAGAGCATCCGAACCAGTTTTTCTGCCCATGCCACTATGGGCGCTATGAGAAGGACGGCACGAACGTTCCGGGGACGCCGCCGCAAGCTCCGCTTGACCGTTACGAGTACAAAGTGAAAGACGGCAAGCTGTATTTAGGCAAGGCGAAACCAAGAAAGGAGGCGTAA
- a CDS encoding YpiF family protein has protein sequence MKWTGEDVALYERERDYIDTALLPLLPVAFGQGAKRLASGGELVGLIAAEVERQLKGRLFLMPSFVYFADEPRALLTERLADWTNRLKREGMKHLFYVTCDRAWQEGEEADRVWFVPVVPLESMGESYKHELVREQAAELLRFLIGRWAQE, from the coding sequence ATGAAGTGGACAGGTGAGGACGTCGCCCTCTATGAACGAGAGCGCGACTACATCGACACGGCGCTCCTTCCGCTTTTGCCGGTGGCTTTCGGCCAAGGAGCGAAGCGGCTCGCTTCCGGCGGGGAGCTTGTCGGGCTCATCGCGGCCGAGGTCGAGCGGCAGCTGAAGGGCCGGTTGTTTTTGATGCCGTCGTTTGTGTATTTTGCCGATGAGCCGCGGGCGCTGCTTACCGAAAGGCTGGCGGATTGGACCAACCGGCTTAAGCGGGAAGGAATGAAGCATCTGTTTTATGTGACGTGCGACCGTGCGTGGCAAGAGGGCGAAGAAGCTGACCGCGTTTGGTTCGTTCCGGTTGTTCCGCTCGAGAGCATGGGTGAATCGTACAAGCACGAGCTTGTCAGAGAGCAGGCCGCCGAGTTGCTCCGCTTTCTCATCGGTCGATGGGCGCAAGAGTAG
- a CDS encoding tetratricopeptide repeat protein, protein MTRVEQIIRLVENGNVDQALALVPKVKKYGSDEEKYALADCLYGWGMPEEAKELLEELAARYPDDGDIRLFLAEVYTELEAEEEALAILSEIDEDDPQFVRACLLAADLYEMQGLAEVSERKLRQAYEKAPDEPIVQFALAELYFSHGEYSKSVPLYEQVRKTNKEMAGVLITERIAEALSRSGEFEAALPYYEEALNEKMDSRTLFAYGFTALQAGYTQTAIDKLSALKELDPDYTPLYLYLAKAYEQEGRLVQSYETALEGIGVDEWNKELRLYAGKLALKLNKPEEAEEHLKKALEIDGGYIEALTVLSALWLNEQRYEDVVALLEQAMADGEYDPQFEWDLGRAKHRLEMYDDALNHYSEAYNFFKHNVEFLEEYGYFLIEEGNRAAAKEIFQQIVRLDPTHTEAAEMLLELEE, encoded by the coding sequence ATGACACGCGTCGAACAAATCATTCGCTTAGTGGAAAACGGAAACGTCGACCAAGCGTTGGCGCTCGTGCCGAAAGTGAAAAAATATGGAAGTGATGAAGAAAAATACGCGCTTGCCGACTGCTTGTACGGATGGGGAATGCCGGAAGAGGCGAAGGAGCTGCTTGAGGAGCTGGCTGCCCGCTATCCGGATGACGGCGACATTCGCCTGTTTTTGGCGGAAGTGTATACGGAGCTTGAAGCCGAAGAGGAAGCGCTCGCCATTTTGTCGGAGATCGACGAAGACGATCCGCAGTTTGTCCGCGCGTGCCTTCTTGCCGCCGATTTGTACGAAATGCAAGGGCTGGCGGAAGTGAGCGAGCGGAAGCTGCGTCAAGCGTACGAGAAAGCTCCAGATGAGCCGATCGTGCAGTTTGCGTTGGCTGAGTTGTATTTTTCGCACGGGGAATACTCAAAAAGCGTGCCGCTTTATGAACAGGTGCGGAAGACGAATAAGGAGATGGCCGGCGTCTTGATCACTGAGCGGATCGCTGAGGCGCTCAGCCGTTCCGGGGAATTCGAGGCGGCGCTTCCGTATTATGAGGAGGCGCTCAATGAAAAAATGGACAGTCGGACGCTGTTCGCCTACGGATTCACCGCGTTGCAGGCCGGCTATACACAAACGGCCATCGATAAGCTCAGCGCTTTAAAAGAGCTCGATCCGGACTACACTCCGCTTTACCTTTATTTGGCGAAAGCGTATGAACAAGAAGGACGGCTCGTGCAAAGCTATGAGACGGCGCTTGAGGGCATCGGCGTCGACGAATGGAACAAAGAGCTCCGTCTTTACGCAGGCAAGCTGGCGCTCAAGCTGAACAAGCCGGAGGAGGCAGAGGAACATTTGAAAAAAGCGCTTGAGATCGATGGCGGGTACATCGAGGCGCTCACGGTTTTATCGGCGCTTTGGCTAAACGAACAGCGCTATGAGGATGTCGTGGCGCTTCTTGAGCAGGCGATGGCCGATGGCGAGTACGATCCGCAGTTTGAATGGGACCTTGGGCGCGCCAAACATCGGCTTGAGATGTACGACGATGCATTAAATCATTACAGCGAGGCATATAATTTCTTTAAGCACAATGTCGAGTTCCTCGAAGAGTACGGATATTTTCTCATCGAGGAAGGAAATCGGGCGGCGGCGAAAGAAATATTTCAACAGATCGTCCGTCTCGACCCAACCCATACGGAGGCGGCGGAGATGCTGCTTGAGCTCGAAGAGTAG